Within the Oreochromis niloticus isolate F11D_XX linkage group LG14, O_niloticus_UMD_NMBU, whole genome shotgun sequence genome, the region AGCTCTGACCGTCTGGGCGTGGACTCGGAGGCGGAGGTATATGACGCGGCACGCCGCTGGGCAGAGCACCAGCCTTTGGATCGCTACGCTCACATGCCGGCGCTGCTTCACCACCTGCGGCCTGGGCTGTTGTCCCAGGAAGAAAGCCGAAGACTGAGCCAAGAACTGgggccagcagcagcaggagaaggCCTCGGCGGGCCTCTGAGACCACGAGAGGGAATGTTTGAGAAAAAGATTGTCTGTGTGGACCTGACGCCTCGGGAAGATGAGTATTTAGCTGCAAGAGACTACACGGTGGACTGCTTTGATCCTCGGACAGGGAAGTGGGAGAAGCTAGCACCACTCGGCTCACTTGTCAGTCCTGGCTGCACAGCTGTGGGCGACAGGCTTTTTGTAGCTGGTGGGATCCTGCGGACCGGCTCTGTGTCTGCAGCCGTGCATGAATACGATGCTGTGTTGGACCGCTGGATAGAGCAGCCTTCGATGGTCCAGCCCCGGGCCATGCTAGGCCTCCTTGGATGTGGAGAGTCACTTTATGCTTTGGGTGGCAGCAACCGCTCAGCTCTCCTGGACTCCAGTGAGACTCTGGACCTGACCACACTTCAGTGGAGTCCTGGGCCTCGGCTACCGCTCCCCCTGCGCGCCTTTGCCTGTGCAGCACTACGTGGAAGACTTTACCTCCTGGGTGGAACCACACTTGAACAGAACCGAGCTGTGGTCCACTCAGGCGTGTTTATTTATCACACCCTGACAGACTGCTGGACACGTGTGGCACTAGATTCAGGTGCCACCTGCCTCGCTGGAGGAGTAGCAGTGCGAGGTGGAGTGTGCGCCATTGGGGGATACATGAGGGATACCACCAAGTTCCTGGATGGAAACTACACCAACCTGGAGACATTAGACGCTACAGGCCGTGTGCTGTTTTTCAGAGAAGGCAGAGGGTCAGGAGTGGAGAGGGAGGTGACTGGGGGAGGGGTGCTGGTCAGTGCAGAGCAGCGAGGGGGAGCGGGTGGTGGAAGTGACCGAGCTCCAAGCCCCGTCGT harbors:
- the si:dkey-260j18.2 gene encoding kelch-like protein 12 — its product is MNAVRGGTVTWRPQPWQDGDGGGGEPLSDSDSEEEDFPDDSTTPLGDYITHGLKQLLDAQQLCDVTLLVEGKKFMCHRVLLAAVSPYFRAMFTSPLVESRLTEIRLEEVTPSVMETIIQFVYTGEAGLSLDTAEDLFVAANRLQVMPLQDLCSRFLFEHLSVDNCLGMYSLARSHHDQLLLRASLRLVAQHFPRVARQKDFLLLDHGTLGSLLSSDRLGVDSEAEVYDAARRWAEHQPLDRYAHMPALLHHLRPGLLSQEESRRLSQELGPAAAGEGLGGPLRPREGMFEKKIVCVDLTPREDEYLAARDYTVDCFDPRTGKWEKLAPLGSLVSPGCTAVGDRLFVAGGILRTGSVSAAVHEYDAVLDRWIEQPSMVQPRAMLGLLGCGESLYALGGSNRSALLDSSETLDLTTLQWSPGPRLPLPLRAFACAALRGRLYLLGGTTLEQNRAVVHSGVFIYHTLTDCWTRVALDSGATCLAGGVAVRGGVCAIGGYMRDTTKFLDGNYTNLETLDATGRVLFFREGRGSGVEREVTGGGVLVSAEQRGGAGGGSDRAPSPVVFPGLPRRIAAGGVARWKRRIYVLGGENGSRFYDSVYCWKPGWRSWVQRREKLPGDTGGVSQFGCTTLKFPKKHILSRLRLAKENCKKPSD